A single genomic interval of Streptomyces showdoensis harbors:
- the thrC gene encoding threonine synthase, with translation MTTKGTHQWRGIIEEYRDRLPVTDTTPVVTLREGGTPLVPAQVLSERTGCEVHLKVEGANPTGSFKDRGMTMAISKAKEEGAQAVICASTGNTSASAAAYAVRAGMVSAVLVPQGKIALGKMGQALVHGAKILQVDGNFDDCLTLARSLSENYPVALVNSVNPVRIEGQKTAAFEIVDMLGEAPDIHVLPVGNAGNITAYWKGYKEYAADGIAGRTPRMWGFQASGSAPLVRGEVVKDPSTIATAIRIGNPASWDYAIAARDESGGFIDEVTDREILQAYRLLAAQEGVFVEPASAASVAGLLKAASQGKVDPGQTIVCTVTGNGLKDPDWAVAGAPQPVTVPVDAAAAAERLGLA, from the coding sequence ATGACCACCAAGGGCACCCACCAGTGGCGCGGCATCATCGAGGAGTACCGGGACCGCCTTCCGGTCACGGACACGACGCCGGTCGTCACGCTCCGTGAGGGCGGCACGCCGCTCGTCCCCGCTCAGGTGCTCTCCGAGCGCACGGGCTGCGAGGTGCACCTCAAGGTCGAGGGCGCCAACCCCACCGGCTCCTTCAAGGACCGGGGCATGACCATGGCCATCAGCAAGGCCAAGGAGGAGGGCGCGCAGGCCGTCATCTGCGCGTCCACCGGCAACACCTCCGCCTCCGCCGCCGCCTACGCGGTGCGCGCGGGCATGGTGTCCGCCGTGCTCGTGCCGCAGGGCAAGATCGCCCTCGGCAAGATGGGCCAGGCGCTCGTCCACGGCGCCAAGATCCTCCAGGTCGACGGCAACTTCGACGACTGCCTCACCCTGGCCCGCAGCCTCTCCGAGAACTACCCGGTGGCGCTGGTCAATTCGGTGAACCCGGTCCGCATCGAGGGCCAGAAGACCGCCGCCTTCGAGATCGTGGACATGCTGGGCGAGGCCCCCGACATCCACGTGCTGCCCGTGGGCAACGCCGGCAACATCACGGCGTACTGGAAGGGGTACAAGGAGTACGCCGCCGACGGCATCGCCGGCCGCACCCCGCGCATGTGGGGCTTCCAGGCCTCCGGCTCCGCGCCGCTCGTGCGCGGCGAGGTCGTCAAGGACCCGTCGACCATCGCCACCGCGATCCGCATCGGCAACCCGGCCTCCTGGGACTACGCGATCGCCGCGCGCGACGAGTCGGGCGGCTTCATCGACGAGGTGACGGACCGTGAGATCCTGCAGGCCTACCGCCTGTTGGCCGCTCAGGAGGGCGTCTTCGTCGAGCCCGCCTCGGCCGCCTCGGTGGCCGGCCTGCTGAAGGCCGCCTCGCAGGGCAAGGTCGACCCGGGCCAGACCATCGTCTGCACGGTCACCGGCAACGGCCTCAAGGACCCCGACTGGGCCGTCGCGGGCGCTCCGCAGCCCGTCACGGTCCCGGTGGACGCCGCGGCCGCCGCCGAGCGGCTCGGACTCGCCTGA
- a CDS encoding homoserine dehydrogenase, translating to MMRTRPLKVALLGCGVVGSEVARIMTTHADDLAARIGAPVELAGVAVRRPDKVRGGVPAELITTDATALVKRGDIDVVVEVIGGIEPARTLITTAFEHGASVVSANKALLAQDGAALYAAADQHGEDLYYEAAVAGAIPLIRPLRESLAGDKINRVMGIVNGTTNFILDKMDTSGAGYSEALDEATALGYAEADPTADVEGFDAAAKAAILAGIAFHTRVRLDDVYREGMTEVTAADFASAKQMGCTIKLLAICERAADGGSVTARVHPAMIPLSHPLASVREAYNAVFVEAEAAGRLMFYGPGAGGSPTASAVLGDLVAVCRNKLNGANGPGESAYTQLPVSPMGDVVTRYHISLDVADKPGVLAQVATVFAEHGVSIDTVRQTGKDGEASLVVVTHRAPDAALSGTVEALRKLDTVRGVASIMRVEGE from the coding sequence ATGATGCGTACGCGTCCGCTGAAGGTGGCGCTGCTGGGCTGTGGAGTGGTCGGCTCAGAGGTGGCGCGCATCATGACGACGCACGCCGACGACCTCGCCGCGCGCATCGGCGCTCCGGTCGAGCTCGCCGGCGTGGCGGTCCGTCGACCTGACAAGGTGCGCGGGGGAGTCCCCGCCGAGCTGATCACCACCGACGCCACCGCCCTGGTCAAACGCGGGGACATCGACGTCGTCGTCGAGGTCATCGGCGGGATCGAGCCGGCCCGCACCCTCATCACCACCGCCTTCGAGCACGGCGCCTCCGTCGTCTCCGCCAACAAGGCGCTCCTCGCCCAGGACGGCGCGGCCCTCTACGCCGCCGCCGATCAGCACGGCGAGGACCTGTACTACGAGGCCGCCGTGGCCGGCGCCATCCCGCTGATCCGGCCGCTGCGCGAGTCGCTCGCCGGCGACAAGATCAACCGCGTGATGGGCATCGTCAACGGGACGACCAACTTCATCCTCGACAAGATGGACACCTCCGGGGCCGGCTACTCCGAGGCCCTGGACGAGGCCACCGCGCTCGGGTACGCCGAGGCCGACCCGACCGCCGACGTCGAGGGCTTCGACGCGGCCGCCAAGGCCGCCATCCTCGCCGGGATCGCCTTCCACACCCGGGTGCGCCTCGACGACGTCTACCGCGAGGGCATGACCGAGGTCACCGCGGCCGACTTCGCCTCGGCCAAGCAGATGGGCTGCACCATCAAGCTGCTCGCCATCTGCGAGCGGGCCGCCGACGGCGGTTCCGTCACCGCGCGCGTGCACCCCGCGATGATCCCGCTCAGCCACCCGCTCGCCTCCGTCCGCGAGGCGTACAACGCCGTCTTCGTCGAGGCGGAGGCCGCCGGGCGGCTCATGTTCTACGGCCCCGGGGCCGGCGGCTCGCCGACCGCGTCGGCCGTCCTCGGCGACCTCGTCGCCGTGTGCCGCAACAAGCTCAACGGGGCCAACGGCCCCGGCGAGTCCGCGTACACCCAGCTGCCCGTGAGCCCCATGGGCGACGTGGTGACGCGGTACCACATCAGTCTCGACGTGGCCGACAAGCCGGGCGTCCTCGCCCAGGTCGCGACGGTCTTCGCCGAGCACGGCGTGTCGATCGACACCGTCCGCCAGACGGGCAAGGACGGCGAGGCCTCCCTCGTCGTCGTCACCCACCGCGCGCCCGACGCCGCCCTCTCCGGGACCGTCGAGGCGCTGCGCAAGCTCGACACCGTGCGCGGTGTCGCCAGCATCATGCGTGTTGAAGGGGAGTAA
- the thrB gene encoding homoserine kinase has translation MAGPAFRAAAVRVRVPATSANLGPGFDAFGLSLGLYDDVVVRVADSGLHVDIAGEGTDTLPRDESHLLVRSMRTAFDLLGGQPRGLEVVCANRIPHGRGLGSSSAAICAGIVAARAVTIGGDARLDEAALLELATEIEGHPDNVAACLLGGFTLAWTEGGAARAIRMEPSDSIVPVVFVPGKPVLTETARGLLPRTVPHVDAAANAGRAALLVEALTRRPELLLAATEDRLHQEYRAPAMPESIALVNRLRADGVPAVISGAGPTVLALADHGTADKVALLAGEGWAANRLDLDAPGASVLPLAP, from the coding sequence ATGGCCGGTCCCGCGTTCCGCGCCGCCGCCGTACGGGTGCGCGTCCCCGCCACCAGCGCCAATCTGGGTCCGGGCTTCGACGCCTTCGGCCTGTCGCTGGGGCTCTACGACGACGTCGTCGTCCGGGTCGCCGACTCCGGGCTGCACGTCGACATCGCCGGAGAGGGCACCGACACCCTTCCGCGCGACGAGAGCCACCTCCTCGTACGCTCGATGCGCACCGCCTTCGACCTGCTCGGCGGGCAGCCCCGCGGCCTCGAGGTCGTCTGCGCCAACCGCATCCCGCACGGCCGCGGCCTCGGCTCCTCCTCCGCCGCCATCTGCGCCGGCATCGTCGCCGCCCGCGCCGTGACCATAGGCGGCGACGCCCGCCTCGACGAGGCCGCGCTGCTCGAACTGGCCACCGAGATCGAGGGGCACCCCGACAACGTCGCGGCCTGCCTGCTCGGCGGCTTCACGCTCGCCTGGACCGAGGGCGGTGCCGCGCGGGCGATCAGGATGGAACCCTCCGATTCCATCGTTCCGGTGGTTTTCGTCCCCGGAAAGCCCGTGCTCACCGAGACCGCCCGCGGCCTGCTCCCGCGCACCGTCCCGCACGTGGACGCCGCCGCCAACGCCGGCCGCGCCGCCCTCCTCGTCGAGGCCCTGACCCGCCGCCCCGAGCTGCTGCTCGCGGCCACCGAGGACCGGCTGCACCAGGAGTACCGGGCCCCCGCGATGCCCGAGAGCATCGCCCTCGTGAACCGGCTGCGGGCGGACGGTGTGCCCGCGGTCATCTCCGGCGCGGGCCCCACGGTCCTCGCGCTGGCCGACCACGGAACGGCCGACAAGGTCGCGCTGCTCGCGGGCGAGGGGTGGGCCGCGAACCGGCTCGACCTCGATGCGCCCGGAGCGAGCGTCCTGCCGCTCGCGCCCTGA